DNA sequence from the Sphingomonas bisphenolicum genome:
AGCCTGTCGCGCGACGCCAAACGCGCCGCGTGGATGGCGATCGCCGATCATCTCGCTGCGGCTTCCTGATGTCTTCGTCACTTTACCGACATGGTCCGGCTGCTAAGCAGCGGGCAATGCCAAAACATGAAGAGTCGCTGATGTCCCTCCGCCGCCTGCCCCTCGCCCTCGCCCTGTCAGCCTCCGGTCTGCTGGGCGCCTGCGCGCCGATGCAGCCGCATCCCGTCGCCATCGCGTCTGCACCAGCGGAGCAGCGCGCGCCGATCACCTTGCTGGTGTCGATCGACGGTTTCCGCCCCGACTATCTGACCCGCAACGTGTCGCCCAACCTCAACGCGCTGGCCGCCGGAGGCGTCGAGGCGTCGATGCGCCCGTCCTTCCCGACCAAGACCTTCCCCAATCACTGGGCGATCGTCACCGGCGACCGGCCTGATCGCAGCGGCATCGTCGCCAACAATATGGAGGATGAGAGCCGGCCCAAGGACAAGTTCACCATGGCCAGCGACGATCCCTATTGGTGGAACGAAGCCGAGCCGATCTGGATCACCGCCGAGAAACAGGGTGCGCGCACCGCGACGATGTTCTGGCCCGGTTCCAACGTCGCCTGGGGCGGCACCAAGGCAGCCGAATGGCCCTATAGCATCAGCAACGGATCGCGCCCCAGCGACTGGGCGCAGTTCAACGAGGCGATCAGCGCGACCCAGCGGGTAAATAGCGTCCTCGACATACTACGCCGCCCGGCCGACATCCGTCCGCGCTTCGTCACCCTTTATTTCGACGAGGTGGACACCGCTGGCCATGTCAACGGCCCCGATGCGGCGCAAACGACCCAGGCCGTGGCCGATGTCGACGCCCATATCGGCAACCTGATCGCCGGACTGAAGGCGATGGGCCAGCCCGCGAACATCGTCATCGTGTCCGACCACGGCATGGCGGCCAAGGCGAACGACCGGGTCATCGTCCTCGACAAGATCGCGAACCCGGCCGACTATCGCACCGTCGAAACCGGCCCCTATGCCAGCCTGGCCGCGGTCCCGGGCCATGAAAAGACGTTGGAAGCCGCGCTGTTCAAGTCGCGTGGCCATATGCAATGCTGGCGCAAGGGCGAAATCCCGGCGCGCTTCCACTATGGCACGCACCGTCGCATCCCGCCCTATTTCTGCCTCGCGGAAACCGGTTGGGTGTTCCAGAATACGACCCCGACCAAGCCGATCACCGGCGGCGACCATGGCTGGGACGATCGCGCTCCAGAAATGCAGGCGCTGTTCATCGCCAACGGCCCGGCCTTCAACACGGGGTTTCGCCCGTCGGCCGACTTCGCCAATGTCGACGTCTATCCACTGCTGGCCCGGCTGCTGGGCGTGACGCCGCAACCATCCGATGGCGATGCGGCTATGTTGCAGGGCCTGATCAAACCCTGACATTGACGTAAACGGAAACCGCTTCTAAGCCTTCATCCGTTGCAATGGGAGACGGATGATGGCGGAAGAAATTGTCTATTTCGAGGACATCGCGATCGGCGACGGCTTCGACTTCGGCCCGCTGACGGTATCGCGCGATGAGACGATCGCCTTTGCGGCAGAGTTCGACCCGCAACCCTTCCATCTGTCCGACGAAGCGGCCGCGCAGACCCATTTCGGGACGCTGTCCGCCAGCGGCTGGCACACCACCGCCCTGTTCATGAAGATGTTCGTCGCGGAAATGCAGCGGCAGCCCGGTCGCCAGGCGGCCAGCCTGGGGGCGATGGGCGTGGACGAATTGCGCTGGCTGCGCCCGGTACGGCCCGGCGATACGCTGCGTGGACGCAGTGAGGTGATCGACAAGAAGGCATCGCAAAGCCGCCCGGAAATGGGCATCGTCCGCAACAAAGTGACGATCTTCAACCAGGACGACAGGCCGGTCCTGACCATGATCCCGATCGCCATGTGGCGCACGCGGCCGCAATAGGGGCCAGCCCGCGCCAGCCGGACCTTTGCCCGTGCGTCGCATCCGGGCATGGATATCCCGCCAATCCCAGGGGGAGAATGACCATGCCCAGCGCGCCCCATCTTGCCGCCTTCGCGCTGATCTCGCTGGGCATGGTGCTGACGCCCGGCCCCAATATGCTCTATCTCATCTCCCGCTCCATTGCGCAGGGACGGATGGCCGGAATGATATCGCTGCTGGGCGTGGCCTGCGGCTTTCTCTTCTACATGGTCTGTGCGGCGTTCGGGATCACCGCGCTGCTGATGGCGGTGCCCTTCGCCTATAATGCGTTGCGGATCGGCGGCGCGCTCTATCTGCTGTGGCTGGCCTGGAGCGCGGCGCGGCCGGGCGGGCGATCGCCCTTTCAGGTGCGTCACCTTCCGATCGACGGCCCGCGCAAGCTGTTCGCCATGGGCCTGATCACCAACCTGCTCAACCCCAAGGTCGCGATGATCTACCTTTCGCTGCTGCCGCAATTCGTCGATCCGGCGCGCGGGAACATCCTGGGCCAGTCGCTGGTGCTGGGCGCGACGCAGATCGTCATCAGCCTGACGGTCAATGGCGTCATCGCCTGCCTGGCCGGATCGATCGCCGGATTTCTGGGCAGCCGGCCGCTGTGGCTGACGCTCCAGCGCTGGTTCATGGGCACGGTGCTGGGCGGCCTTGCCGTGCGGATGGCGGTGGAGCGATAGCGTTTCAGTTCGCTGCCGCCACCGGCTGATTGGCCTTGGCATCGGCGGCCATGATACGGACGGTCGGTGCTTTGGCCCCGGCAATCTGCACGATATGCCGCCCGGCCGGCAGGTCGAACCAGACGATCTTGCGGATGCCCGAACAGGCCGGGCCATGGCCATGCTCGACCGAGTCCACAGCCACCTTGCCGGCAACGACATCGACCCAGGCCGGCCCATCCAGCGCAATGCCGATGCGTGCGGCCTGTCTGAGCGACAGGGTGAAGAGCCCGCCATGCCCCTCTTTATCGCGCTTGCCCGGCGCTGCGGCGAATTGGACATAATCGGCGGGCGTCAGATCGGCGACGACCGGCTTGCCCAGCATGAGCGCGGGTGCGCCCTGTACCTGCGCCCCGGCCTGCGCCCGCCCGCTCTGGGTCCAGCTCGTCCAGGGTTCCGCCAAGGGTGCCGGGGCTGCACAGACCGGTTCGGCAACAGGCGCCGCAGCCAGCAGCAGGGCAAAGAGGATCGTCATCGGCTCATTTCCTCCCGAATAATTTCTCTATGTCGCCATGGCCCAGTTTCACCCAGGTCGGTCGCCCGTGATTGCATTGGCCCGATCGCGGCGTCACTTCCATCTCGCGCAGCAGAGCGTTCATTTCCGCGACGCTCAGCACCCGCCCTGCCCGCACCGATCCGTGGCAGGCCATGGTCGCGGCCACCAGATCGAGCCGCTCCTTGAGCGACAGCGCGCTGTCATAGGCGACCAGATCGTCGGCCAGATCGGTGACGAGGCCCTGCACGTCCGATTGCCCCAGCATCGCCGGAACCGATCGGACCAGCATCGCCGATGGACCGAATCGCTCCAGGTCTAGGCCGAAATCCTTGAGTTCCGCGATGCGCGCCTCCAGCCGGTCGCAGGCCGGTTCGTCCAGTTCCACCACTTCGGGGAGTAGTAGCGCCTGCGAGGCGACGCCTTGCCCCTCCATCGCCCGGCGCATCCGCTCCAGGGTCAGCCGTTCATGCGCGGCATGTTGATCGACGATGACCAGCCCATCCTCTGCTTCCGCCACGATATAGGTGCGCGCCACCTGACCACGCGCCACGCCGAGCGGAAAGCTGCCGCCTTCGGGCGCAGGCGCTGCGGCGGGTTCGGCGCGCGCCTGCGGCGGCGGGGTGATGAAGGACGGGCGGCGATCGGCGAAAGCGGATGGTGCAAACTGGCTGTAGCTCGCCGGCGAGGAGGCCGGCGCCTCGAAGATCGGCATCGCACCGATCGGGGTGGGCGAGACCGGTTCGGGCTTCCACGCCGCCAAGGCCGCCGGGTCGGCATTTTGCACCGCGCGAAACCCCTCCGCATCCAGCGCGCGGCGCAGGCCGGATACGATCATGCCGCGGATCAATGCAGGATCGCGGAAACGCACCTCGGTCTTGGCGGGATGGACGTTCACATCCACTTCCAGCGGCGGCACGTCGAGGAACAGCGCCACGACCGGATGCCGGTCGCGCGCCAACATGTCGGCATAAGCGCCGCGCAGCGCGCCGATCAGCAAGCGGTCGCGGACCGGTCGCCCGTTGACGAACAGATATTGATGATCGCCCACGCCGCGATTGTAGGTCGGGATCGACGCGACGCCGGACAGGCGGATGCCTTCGCGCTCCAGCGACACGATCACATGATTGTCCGCCAGCGCCCGGTCCGTCAGCGCCGCGACCCGTTCCTCGCGCGCCTCCTCGCCCTGCACGCCCAGCACCCGGCGACCGTCATGTTCGACCGAAAAAGCGACGGCGGGATGTGCCATTGCGAGACGACGGACAATGTCGAGGCAGGCGGCATATTCCGCCTTGGGCGAGCGCAGGAACTTGCGCCGCGCCGGCACCTTGCCAAATAGCTGCTCCACTATGACCCGGGTGCCGGGTGGCAAGGCGGTCGGACCCTCCGCCACCAGTTGGCCATTGTCGACCGTGCGGTTCCATCCATCGGCCCCACGCGGCCGGCTGTCGATCGACAGGCGCGCCACGCTGGCGATCGAGGGCAGCGCCTCCCCGCGGAAGCCCAATGTGGCCACATTTTCAATGGCATCGTCGGGCAGCTTCGACGTGGCGTGGCGCTCCAGCGCCAGCGCCATATCGCCCGAATCCATGCCGCAGCCATCGTCGCTGACCTCGATCCGATCCAGCCCGCCATTGGACAGGCGGATGGCGACGCGAGTCGCGCCCGCGTCCAAAGCGTTTTCGACGATCTCTTTCAGCGCGCTGGCGGGTCTTTCGACCACTTCACCGGCAGCGATACGATTGACCAGATGTTCGGGCAGACGGCGTATTGACATTGATTAGGGACTAGCCCAATCGAGCGCTTTCCGCGAGCCGCGAACCTGAATTTTTTGCACTGCAAGGCGCAAGAAAGAAGAGATGAACGGCAAGAGCAGAACAGCTTTCCGACCGGTCCCCAATCGCGTCGCGGGGACGGCGGGCGATACAGGATAAGGCATGTCGATCTTCTCGCGTCTCTTCAAATTCACCTCGCAGGATATGGCCATCGACCTCGGCACCGCCAATACGGTGGTCTATGTGCGCGGCCGCGGCATCGTACTGAACGAGCCGTCGGTGGTGGCGGTCGAGACGCTGAACGGCGTCAAGCGAGTGAAAGCGGTCGGCGTCGACGCGAAGCTGATGATGGGCAAGACCCCGGATTCGATCGAGGCCATCCGCCCGCTGCGCGACGGCGTGATCGCCGACATCGACGTCGCCGAGCAGATGATCAAGCATTTCATCACCAAAGTGCATGGCGGCAAGCACAGCCCCTGGCGCGCCCCTGAAATCGTGATCTGCGTGCCGTCGGGTTCGACCAGCGTGGAACGGCGCGCGATCCGCGACGCCGCCAGCAATGCCGGCGCCAGCCAGGTGTTTCTGATCGAGGAGCCGATGGCTGCCGCGATCGGCGCCGACATGCCGGTGACCGAGCCGATCGGGTCGATGGTGGTCGACATCGGCGGCGGCACGACCGAAGTCGCCGTGCTGTCGCTGCGCGGCCTGGCCTACACCACCTCCGTCCGTGTCGGCGGCGACAAGATGGACGAGGCGATCGTGTCGTTCGTCCGTCGCCACCACAACCTCTTGATCGGTGAAGCCACGGCGGAACGGATCAAGAAGCAATATGGCGTCGCCCAGCCGCCCGAAGACGGCGTCGGCGAAACGATCCATATCAAGGGCCGCGATCTGGTGAACGGGGTTCCCAAGGAAATCTCGATCAACCAGGGCCAGATCGCCGACGCGCTGGCGGAACCGATCAGCACCATCGTCGAAGGTGTCCGCATCGCGCTGGAAAACACCGCGCCTGAACTGGCGGCCGACATCGTCGACCAGGGCATCGTCCTGACAGGCGGCGGCGCACTGCTCAAGGGGCTGGACGACGAACTGCGCGACGAAACCGGCCTGCCGGTGACCATCGCCGAAGACCCGTTGACCTGCGTCGCCATCGGCACCGGTCGCGCGATGGAAGATCCGATCTTCCGGGGCGTGCTGCAAACCGCCTGATCGAGAAGGACGATTAGATGGCGCGGCCACCCAGCCGACGCCCCGGTATCAACCGGAAGGCGCAATATAGCCTTTTCGCCAGCTACGTCGTGGCGGTGACCGGTGCAGCCGTAGGCCTGTTACTGGTGGTGGTCGCGATCTTCGACCCCACCGGTTTCTCTGCGATCCGCATTGCGACGGCCGAAGCCGGTCGCCCGGTGTCCAACGCGCTGAAAGGCATGGTGAGCGGCGTCAGTTCGATTGACGAAGTGCTGGCCGCCTACTGGCGCGCCGGATCGCAGAATGTCGCGCTGCGCCGGCAGGTGGAGGCGGACCGCAACCGCATCATTGAGGCAAAGGGCGTCGCGCAGGAAAATCTGCGCCTGAAAAAGCTGCTGAAGCTGGTCGATGCCGACGCCAGCCAGGTGTTGACGGCGCGACTGATCGCGTCATCCGCCACCAGCACGCGCCGTTTTGCGCGTCTCAATGCGGGGCGCTGGCAGGGCGTCCGCCCCGGTATGCCGGTCCGAGCGCCCGAAGGGTTGATCGGCCGCATCCACATCGTCACGCCCAACAGCTCCGACGTGCTGCTCCTGACCGATACGAGCAACATCGTACCGGTGCGGCGGACGAACGATAATATCCCCGCCATCTCCACGGGCCTGGGCGACGGGACCGTCGAGATTCGGGCGCTGACGGCCGGTCGCAACCCTTTCAAGCCGGGCGACCTGCTGGTAACGTCCGGCATCGGCGGCGTCTATCAACCCAATATACCTGTCGCAGTCGTTGTCCGCGCGCAGGGCGAAATCGCCTATGGCGTGCCGCTGGCGAACCCTGGACGGGTCGACGCGGTGGTGGTCGAGCGCGCCTTTGAGGAAGCGGTCACCCGGCCCGGCCCGGCAGCCACCCCTGTGGCGGACGAAGGTGTGGCCGACAACGGCGCCACGCCATGATCGACCCGCATCTGCACCATGTGCCAAGATTGGGTCGACACCCCTCGCGGTTCCGCCTGGCGGGTACCCCGGTCATCACCGTGATGTTGGGTTCGTTCCTGACGGCGCTGCCGGTTATTGCGCAATCCCCGGTCATGCCGCCCTTCGGCCTGCTGCTGCTTCTGTCCTGGCGATTACTGCGGCCCGACCTGTGGCGCACCTGGATCGGCCTGCCGCTGGGCCTGTTCGACGACATGATGAGCGGGCAACCGATTGGTTCGGCCATGTTCCTCTGGACCGTGGCGCTGATCGGCATCGACACGATCGAGCATCGCATGGTCTGGCGCAGCTATCGACAGGACTGGCTAATCGCGGCGCTCGCCATTATCTTCTGCATCGCCGGGGGCCTGTTCTTCGCAAGGATCACCGGTGGAGGTAATGTGCGTTTCTTGCTGGTCGCGCCACAGATGGTCTGGACGATATTGCTGTTTCCCTTCGTCGTCCGGCAGTGCGCGCGGATCGACCGCTGGCGCGTCATGGCATGAAATTCCTTACCCCCAAGCGCAAGATCATCACCGAAGCCGCCCAATCCTTCACCTTCACGCGCCGCGCGATGGTGGTGGGCGGCCTGCAAGGCGCGATCGGCGCCGTGCTCATCGGGCGCATGGCCTGGATCAGCGTGGCGGAGAATGAGAAATATAGCCTTCTGTCCGAGAGCAACCGCGTCAACCTGACCCTCATCCCGCCGCGCCGGGGCTGGATTGTCGATCGCAACGGCCGGCCGCTGGCCAACAACCGCACCGATTTTCGCGTCGACCTGATCCCCCAGCGGGTTATCGATGCCGAGACGACCATTCGCCACCTGGCGCAATTGCTCAATCTGGAGCCGGACGAGGTCGATCGCATCCGCGAGGATCTGGAAAAGTCCGCTGGTTTTCGCCCGGTGCAGGTCGCAGACAAGCTGACCTACGACCAATATGCCGCGATCAGCGTACGTCTGCCCGATCTGCCCGGCGTAGCGCCCAGCCAGGGTTTTTCCCGCCATTATCCCGCTGGCGCGACGGTGGGGCATTTGCTCGGCTATGTCGGCGCGGCCACGGCGGAAGATTATAAGGCGCGCAAGGATCCGTTATTGATCACGCCCGGCTTCAAGCTGGGCAAGGACGGGCTGGAAAAGGCGTTCGACCGGCATCTGACCGGCAAGGCCGGCGCCAAGCGGGTAGAGGTAACGGCCCGCGGCAAGATCGTGCGGGAATTGACGACGCGCCCGGACACGCCCGGCAATTCGATCAAGCTCACGATCGACGCTGGATTGCAGGAATATGCCGGCCGCCGGCTTGCCACCCAGAGTGGTTCGGTGGTGGTGATCGACTGCCACAATGGCGATGTGCTGGCGCTGGCGTCGATGCCCAGCTTCGATCCCAACAGCTTTTCCGACGGCATCAGCCATCTGGAATATGAGATGCTGTCGAAGGACGACCATGTTCCGTTGCGCAACAAGACGCTGCAGGGCCTCTATCCACCTGGTTCGACGGTCAAGCCTATGGTCGCACTGGCACTGCTGGAGGCCGGCATCGGGCCACAGGAAACCATTAGCTGCGGCGGCGCGATCCGGGTCGGCAACACCCTCTTTCACTGCCACAAGCGGCGGGGCCACGGCCCACTCAACATGCGCGGCGCGATCGCCCAGAGCTGCGACATCTATTTCTATCAAATGGCGCAGCGCATCGGCATGGACCGGATCGCCAGCATGGCGCGACGTGTCGGCATGGGTCAGAAATTCGACCTGCCCTTCCCCAGCCAGAGCTATGGCACGGTGCCGGACCCGGCGTGGAAGGAAAAGAAATATAATCAGAAGTGGCAGGTTTACGACACGGTCAACGCCACCATCGGCCAAGGCTACATGCTCATCAACCCGCTGCAGATGGCGGTGATGGCGGCGCGTCTGGCGACCGGCAAACAGTTGATGCCCAATTTTATCCATAACGCCAACCGGCCTCAGCCCGCGACGGTCGGCGCGACCGATGAGCATCTTGTCATCATCCGCGATGCGATGAACGCGGTGGTCAATGGCGGCGGCACCGGCGGCGCGGCGCGCAGTTCGATCCCCGGCGTCATGATCGCTGGCAAGACCGGCACCGCGCAGGTCCGGCGCATCACCATGGCCGAACGCGCCGGCGGCGTGCGCGGCAACAGTTCGCTGGCATTCAAGCTGCGCGACCACGCCCTGTTTCAGGGCTTCGCGCCCTTTGATAATCCACGCTACGCGATCGCCTGCATCATCGAACATGGCGGGCATATGATCCGCAACGAGGACGCACCGATGATCGCCAGCGATACCCTGTCCTATCTGTTCGATCCGGCCAAGGCGATGGAGAAACTGGAGATGCTGGAAAAGGGTTGGGGCGGTACGCCCGTCGAGCGCCAGGCGCGCCAGATGGCCGCCTTCCGCCTCGCCAAGGCGATTGAGAAGGGGGAGGTTTCGCCCCCTTCTGATAATGCCGCGGACGATGTCGGTACTGCGGCGACGCCCTCCCCGACCGCACCGGCGCGGGCGCCGGAGCGCGATGAGAGCGAAGACGATGTTCCGCCACCGCCCGGCGCCAATGTGACCGGTGCGCCATGAGCATCGTTCCGCAGCCACTGACCGAATTTCCCTGGCGCATACTGGCGCTATTGCTTGCGATCGCCGGCTTCGGCACGATCGTGCTCTACAGCGCGGCGAGCGGGAGCGTCTTTCCCTGGGCGGCCATGCAGGCGGCGCGTTTCTGTATCTTTTCCGCGATGGCGCTGGCGCTCAGCCGCATTCCGGTGGAGATATTCGCGCGCTTCGCCTTCCCGGCCTATGGGGCGGTTCTGGCGGCCCTGTTCCTGGTGGAACTGATCGGCGGCGTCGCCGGCGGCAGCCAGCGCTGGATCAATCTCGGCTTCATGCAACTCCAGCCGTCCGAATTCATGAAGCCGATCATCGTCCTGACGGTCGCGCGCTTCTATGCCATGCTGCCAGTGGGCGAAATTCGGCGCTGGAACGCGATATGGCCGGCACTGGTCCTGATCGGCCTGCCTTGGGCGCTGGTACTCATTCAGCCCGATCTTGGTACTGCGACGATGATCGCGGCGGGCGGCGTGACGGTCATGTTCCTGGCCGGTCTGCCACTGCGCCTGTTCATCGGAACGGGACTGGCCGGGGGAGCGGCGATCCCGATCGCTTTCAGCTTCCTGCACGACTATCAGAAGAATCGCGTCCTTATATTCCTCGATCCCGAAAGCGATCCACTGGGCGCGGGCTATCATATCAGCCAGTCCAAGATCGCGATCGGATCGGGCGGCTTCTGGGGCAAGGGCTTCCTCCACGGTACGCAGAGTCACCTCGACTATCTGCCCGAAGGCCATACGGATTTCGTCTTCGCCACTATGGCCGAGGAATGGGGATTGCTGGGCGGCGCGCTGCTTATCCTTGCCTTCATGCTATTGTTCCGATGGGGCATCCGGGTCGCCATGCGGACCCAGGACAAATTTGCGCGGCTCGTTGCGGCGGGACTGACCACCACCATCTTCTTCTATGTGGCGATAAACCTGATGATGGTCATGGGCTTGGCCCCGGTGGTGGGCATCCCCCTGCCCTTCATGTCCTATGGCGGTTCTTCGATGCTGACGGTGATGCTGTGCATCGGCATCATCATGGCCATCGATCGTGCGGGCAAGCGACGTACAGGGACGGGAAACTGGGCCTAGATCGCCGCAGCCGAAAAATTTCCGGTCTTTGGGTGATTTATGGTTTGCAAACAGCCAAGCGACTGCTAACAGCCCGCCCACACCGGAGCGCCTGCGGCGCCGGAATGGACGCATAGCTCAGTTGGTAGAGCAGCTGACTCTTAATCAGCGGGTCCTTGGTTCGAGCCCAAGTGCGTCCACCATTTTCCCTTAGGCTGCTTCCAACACGGAGCTTCAGGCGTCGTCGGCATCGATGCAGAGCTGCAACAGACGGTTGTAGCGGCGGCGACAGCTTTCGTGGCGTAAAGCTCAATCGCCCCCTTCCCCGACATGGTAGCGCAACGAACTGCTGTGCTGGAAGGTCGACACCCCATGGGAAACGCGGCGACTGAGTGTGCGACAAACCGTAGGGCCTATGGACCCGGACGGCGATCGGCAGCGGAGGGCTGGATACACTATTAGCGACGCCAGTTGACGTCCATACGCTTAAACCCCCATTCAGACAGAAAGCCATAAAGGCGCATCAGCGGAGGAAAGGCAAAAGCCCCACCGCCTCATCTTTCAAGGGAAACGCTTCATGCCACTTGCGACCGTATCGAGACTGTTCGTCCTGACTGCCCTGTGCGCAGCCAGTTCCCCTGCACTCGCGCAGACGGGAGATGCGGCCAAGGGGAAGACGGTGTTTGCGCGATGCGCCCTATGCCACGATGTGAAGCCCGGACCGAAGAAGATGGGGCCGTCCCTTGCCGGCATATTCGGCCGCACATCCGGCACCATGGCAGGCTTCACTTATTCGCCTGCGATGCAGAACGCGAAGATTCGCTGGGACGCCAAGAGCATCGACACATTCCTGACCAAGCCGAGTGGGC
Encoded proteins:
- a CDS encoding rod shape-determining protein, with protein sequence MSIFSRLFKFTSQDMAIDLGTANTVVYVRGRGIVLNEPSVVAVETLNGVKRVKAVGVDAKLMMGKTPDSIEAIRPLRDGVIADIDVAEQMIKHFITKVHGGKHSPWRAPEIVICVPSGSTSVERRAIRDAASNAGASQVFLIEEPMAAAIGADMPVTEPIGSMVVDIGGGTTEVAVLSLRGLAYTTSVRVGGDKMDEAIVSFVRRHHNLLIGEATAERIKKQYGVAQPPEDGVGETIHIKGRDLVNGVPKEISINQGQIADALAEPISTIVEGVRIALENTAPELAADIVDQGIVLTGGGALLKGLDDELRDETGLPVTIAEDPLTCVAIGTGRAMEDPIFRGVLQTA
- a CDS encoding LysE family translocator — encoded protein: MPSAPHLAAFALISLGMVLTPGPNMLYLISRSIAQGRMAGMISLLGVACGFLFYMVCAAFGITALLMAVPFAYNALRIGGALYLLWLAWSAARPGGRSPFQVRHLPIDGPRKLFAMGLITNLLNPKVAMIYLSLLPQFVDPARGNILGQSLVLGATQIVISLTVNGVIACLAGSIAGFLGSRPLWLTLQRWFMGTVLGGLAVRMAVER
- the mreC gene encoding rod shape-determining protein MreC; this encodes MARPPSRRPGINRKAQYSLFASYVVAVTGAAVGLLLVVVAIFDPTGFSAIRIATAEAGRPVSNALKGMVSGVSSIDEVLAAYWRAGSQNVALRRQVEADRNRIIEAKGVAQENLRLKKLLKLVDADASQVLTARLIASSATSTRRFARLNAGRWQGVRPGMPVRAPEGLIGRIHIVTPNSSDVLLLTDTSNIVPVRRTNDNIPAISTGLGDGTVEIRALTAGRNPFKPGDLLVTSGIGGVYQPNIPVAVVVRAQGEIAYGVPLANPGRVDAVVVERAFEEAVTRPGPAATPVADEGVADNGATP
- a CDS encoding MaoC family dehydratase codes for the protein MAEEIVYFEDIAIGDGFDFGPLTVSRDETIAFAAEFDPQPFHLSDEAAAQTHFGTLSASGWHTTALFMKMFVAEMQRQPGRQAASLGAMGVDELRWLRPVRPGDTLRGRSEVIDKKASQSRPEMGIVRNKVTIFNQDDRPVLTMIPIAMWRTRPQ
- a CDS encoding c-type cytochrome, producing MPLATVSRLFVLTALCAASSPALAQTGDAAKGKTVFARCALCHDVKPGPKKMGPSLAGIFGRTSGTMAGFTYSPAMQNAKIRWDAKSIDTFLTKPSGLVPGNRMAFAGVPNAVDRANLIAYLKAEAK
- the rodA gene encoding rod shape-determining protein RodA, producing MSIVPQPLTEFPWRILALLLAIAGFGTIVLYSAASGSVFPWAAMQAARFCIFSAMALALSRIPVEIFARFAFPAYGAVLAALFLVELIGGVAGGSQRWINLGFMQLQPSEFMKPIIVLTVARFYAMLPVGEIRRWNAIWPALVLIGLPWALVLIQPDLGTATMIAAGGVTVMFLAGLPLRLFIGTGLAGGAAIPIAFSFLHDYQKNRVLIFLDPESDPLGAGYHISQSKIAIGSGGFWGKGFLHGTQSHLDYLPEGHTDFVFATMAEEWGLLGGALLILAFMLLFRWGIRVAMRTQDKFARLVAAGLTTTIFFYVAINLMMVMGLAPVVGIPLPFMSYGGSSMLTVMLCIGIIMAIDRAGKRRTGTGNWA
- the mrdA gene encoding penicillin-binding protein 2, with translation MKFLTPKRKIITEAAQSFTFTRRAMVVGGLQGAIGAVLIGRMAWISVAENEKYSLLSESNRVNLTLIPPRRGWIVDRNGRPLANNRTDFRVDLIPQRVIDAETTIRHLAQLLNLEPDEVDRIREDLEKSAGFRPVQVADKLTYDQYAAISVRLPDLPGVAPSQGFSRHYPAGATVGHLLGYVGAATAEDYKARKDPLLITPGFKLGKDGLEKAFDRHLTGKAGAKRVEVTARGKIVRELTTRPDTPGNSIKLTIDAGLQEYAGRRLATQSGSVVVIDCHNGDVLALASMPSFDPNSFSDGISHLEYEMLSKDDHVPLRNKTLQGLYPPGSTVKPMVALALLEAGIGPQETISCGGAIRVGNTLFHCHKRRGHGPLNMRGAIAQSCDIYFYQMAQRIGMDRIASMARRVGMGQKFDLPFPSQSYGTVPDPAWKEKKYNQKWQVYDTVNATIGQGYMLINPLQMAVMAARLATGKQLMPNFIHNANRPQPATVGATDEHLVIIRDAMNAVVNGGGTGGAARSSIPGVMIAGKTGTAQVRRITMAERAGGVRGNSSLAFKLRDHALFQGFAPFDNPRYAIACIIEHGGHMIRNEDAPMIASDTLSYLFDPAKAMEKLEMLEKGWGGTPVERQARQMAAFRLAKAIEKGEVSPPSDNAADDVGTAATPSPTAPARAPERDESEDDVPPPPGANVTGAP
- the mreD gene encoding rod shape-determining protein MreD, producing the protein MIDPHLHHVPRLGRHPSRFRLAGTPVITVMLGSFLTALPVIAQSPVMPPFGLLLLLSWRLLRPDLWRTWIGLPLGLFDDMMSGQPIGSAMFLWTVALIGIDTIEHRMVWRSYRQDWLIAALAIIFCIAGGLFFARITGGGNVRFLLVAPQMVWTILLFPFVVRQCARIDRWRVMA
- the mutL gene encoding DNA mismatch repair endonuclease MutL; translated protein: MSIRRLPEHLVNRIAAGEVVERPASALKEIVENALDAGATRVAIRLSNGGLDRIEVSDDGCGMDSGDMALALERHATSKLPDDAIENVATLGFRGEALPSIASVARLSIDSRPRGADGWNRTVDNGQLVAEGPTALPPGTRVIVEQLFGKVPARRKFLRSPKAEYAACLDIVRRLAMAHPAVAFSVEHDGRRVLGVQGEEAREERVAALTDRALADNHVIVSLEREGIRLSGVASIPTYNRGVGDHQYLFVNGRPVRDRLLIGALRGAYADMLARDRHPVVALFLDVPPLEVDVNVHPAKTEVRFRDPALIRGMIVSGLRRALDAEGFRAVQNADPAALAAWKPEPVSPTPIGAMPIFEAPASSPASYSQFAPSAFADRRPSFITPPPQARAEPAAAPAPEGGSFPLGVARGQVARTYIVAEAEDGLVIVDQHAAHERLTLERMRRAMEGQGVASQALLLPEVVELDEPACDRLEARIAELKDFGLDLERFGPSAMLVRSVPAMLGQSDVQGLVTDLADDLVAYDSALSLKERLDLVAATMACHGSVRAGRVLSVAEMNALLREMEVTPRSGQCNHGRPTWVKLGHGDIEKLFGRK
- a CDS encoding alkaline phosphatase family protein, with protein sequence MSLRRLPLALALSASGLLGACAPMQPHPVAIASAPAEQRAPITLLVSIDGFRPDYLTRNVSPNLNALAAGGVEASMRPSFPTKTFPNHWAIVTGDRPDRSGIVANNMEDESRPKDKFTMASDDPYWWNEAEPIWITAEKQGARTATMFWPGSNVAWGGTKAAEWPYSISNGSRPSDWAQFNEAISATQRVNSVLDILRRPADIRPRFVTLYFDEVDTAGHVNGPDAAQTTQAVADVDAHIGNLIAGLKAMGQPANIVIVSDHGMAAKANDRVIVLDKIANPADYRTVETGPYASLAAVPGHEKTLEAALFKSRGHMQCWRKGEIPARFHYGTHRRIPPYFCLAETGWVFQNTTPTKPITGGDHGWDDRAPEMQALFIANGPAFNTGFRPSADFANVDVYPLLARLLGVTPQPSDGDAAMLQGLIKP